The Lepeophtheirus salmonis chromosome 1, UVic_Lsal_1.4, whole genome shotgun sequence genome has a segment encoding these proteins:
- the LOC121126133 gene encoding uncharacterized protein: MWKFLLLVGFFVISIDSQMTKVTTGPMVKTTVAIKSSTTTPSKTTPPSSSTSTSQATTLSPTTSSITTTAPKVCCDLFPRFCKTIHSCRSYRARKYCPKTCGRCRPVTKKPCKNRWGYWCQYYRNYCNYYKVRKNCRKTCRRCH; the protein is encoded by the exons ATGTGGAAATTTCTACTATTGGTTGGTTTTTTCGTCATCTCGATAGACTCGCAGA tGACAAAAGTCACAACTGGACCTATGGTCAAAACTACAGTAGCCATTAAGAGCTCCACAACCACTCCATCAAAAACAACGCCTCCCTCTTCCTCAACAAGTACTTCCCAAGCCACAACCTTATCCCCCACAACATCTAGTATAACAACAACAGCTCCAAAAG TGTGCTGCGATCTTTTTCCAcgtttttgtaaaacaatacatAGTTGCAGGAGCTATCGAGCTAGAAAATATTGCCCTAAGACTTGCGGAAGATGTC GTCCAGTGACTAAAAAGCCATGTAAAAACAGATGGGGATATTGGTGTCAATACTACAGGAATTATTGTAACTATTATAAAGTGCGAAAGAATTGTAGAAAAACATGCAGAAGATGTCATTAA